The Polyodon spathula isolate WHYD16114869_AA chromosome 15, ASM1765450v1, whole genome shotgun sequence genome segment AAAGAATTTTaggtcagactttttttttttttttttttttttttttaacttataaaaTTTTTACCAATTTAGCTTTGAACACAAATATACCGAGCTGTCAGAATCTCCCAGGATGGCTTTGTGCTGGCTGACTGCTCAAAAGCAGTTCAGAGAATTGCAATGAAAAAATCTCAGtttgatgttttcttttcttttttattcaataaaatattCCCGTCAGGCCACAAGGTGAAGTTACCTTCTCATCAGCTGCCACATCAAGGCCAGGGTTAGTTTGTGATTTCCTTCATTCAGGTCCTGCCCGGCAATACCCACTAGGGAAAAGTTGGCTTTGTTTTTCCCCAATTCAACCGCATAGTTGCAGTTTTCCAGCtttgtaacaatataaaaataatcattattgtaaacactgtatttaaaaataaataaatataaaaaaaactagcACCACTGTTATGTAGAAATCTGATAATGTTACTTTTACATTACCATTCTCCCATGCTCATGGCATTGCACCTGCCCTATATGGGGGTGTGGTTTGGCTGGGATGGCAACTTACTTTCTTCATGTTGCCTCCTAGTTTGGGGTAAGGGGGTTTGTTCACTCGGCTCCATTCGACTGGAACCTTGATCTTCTCATACAACTGGAAGATTACCAGAGCATCGGCCAGGTCCCTGCAAGAGGTAAATGAATGTCTTACAACCAGATTACCTTTTCAGGATGTggttttacataaaataattgtGACTTTGTTACAACACCTCTACTGCCCTCATGGCATTCTCTAATGTATTTGAATGCAATTATAAACATCGAAATCCTATTAAGATGTTTAGTAAAAACAGGACAAAGACCAGTACAGTGCTCCCTGACTTCTTGAAATGATGAAAACAATGAATCAGTGAAGGGCACTTACACAGTAGATTctgtagttgttgtttttgtttttgtttttttcttttgagtgTGTAACCAGATTTAAAAATGAGGTTCATGAAGATAGTTCTAAACTGTTGTTAAAGAAGTCAGTAAAATTCTAAGACACAAGATGAGTATCGAACTGTattttacttataaaaaaaacatttagggtgCGTGTAGTGGAAGTAGGTCACGGTAATGTACTTTTTCTTGTCACTGATGGCTCTGTTGTTATATTTGCACCTATTGATGGGGATCAATGGCACTGACATACTTGTTCTGATAACATTAACAGCCATTTTGCttgtttagataaaaaaaaaaaaaaaaaaaagttgctaatACTGAGCTGGACCAAAAGCCTAGTAATCCGTCCTTTGTTGTGGAAGTGAATAATATCCTACAGTTCTGCTTGTgagataaataaatcaatataaaacaCTGTAAGAGCAAACACGACAAACAAACGTTTCAGAATTCTCAGTCCTCTAACCGGGTCCGACTGGTCTACAATGTCTGatatcatttattatattttttgggaaaaaacagcaggtttcacagaccccaattagcactaaccTTGAAGTAATGTAACGTTAGGTAatgtagtccaagactagtgctaatatGGAAATTCAACAACTTCATACTGGTATAAAGTCTCTGTCAGTTACTGTTCAACTCTGAAACACTGAATAACACTAAGAGCTAACAAAATGTCTACATTCCCAAGATTCAAGAGACGTTTAACAGTCTGGCTAAACATATCTGGCTCCTTACCCATAAAGGTGATTGACTCGTGGATTGACGCCCAGTGAATTCACCCAGTTCCTAAAAGTCCTTTCTTCTCTTGTTTCACCTAGGCAGCAGAGGAAACGTTACCCTATTCCATGCATTGACTAGTTACAAAAGCAAAGGAACAACATTTCCAGTTTTCTGGGCGGTTTGCCTTTTGATTACAGAGATCTCCTCACCTTCAATGGAACTCCAGTCGATGTCCTGGTTTTCTGGTTTCTGTAGAGCTGGGTATTTGTTAAACAGGTTGGCAACAAAAGCCAAGTTGAGCTTGGGATTTCCACGCACAACATCAGTGGCCGTGACAAACTGCCGACATCCCAGTCGATCAGCCTGTACCAGCATGCACTCGGCTCTCTTGACATCATCCTGTTCCTAAAGGGGTTCAATCAAGTTTTTGGATTGAATTGAGCACCGGTGACATTTCCTCActgacctctctgctgccttggTTACCATCATGGGTTAGTATGTGGTAAGGCAGTGCaggagaaaataacacaaaacatctCTTCTTTGAAATGACAGATATCGGGTTAAAATCTCAAAGCTTATTATTCTAACTTGTCATAAAAGTCAGCcattttatttagggtttttGCATGTAGTCTTAAAAGATCCAGAAAAACAACCAGCAAACTTGTATAGCTGCAGGATGATCATTTAAAGACCAAAACATGAACCATGAAGACTTACTCTTAAACCAGTCATGTCAACTTCAATAGCAGGTATTCCATCTTCCTCTCCCTTGGGTGCAATCTGATTGAGCAGCTGATAGTAGGCTTTGGAGTCCTTTAGCAATTAAACAAAGAAAGCCAAAACTTAAATACTTTAAACTGATACAACAAATAATCTTATAAATACTATACAACATAAAGTTAAATcaaacttgtatatatatatatatatatatatatatatgaagaaagATACCTTTGCAAGGTTGCAGAAGTCATTCAGCTAAGTTAAAAGGCAGAAGACAGCGGAAAGTCCAAAGAAGAGCAGAaagttcaatacaaaataaacaaggaTGAAAGGGTTAAGCCatcaaggagagagagagaagccagGGTGGACTACAGCATCAGACATGATAAAGcggctacaaaaaaaaacagtacatataTTAGCATATATTAACACATACTGAAAGGATAAGCTTTAGATTTTTTTGCCCCAAGAAAGGTTCAGATACTAAACACATCTGGATTTATAATATCAACAGATGCTAACAATTCATCAAAAGTTTATtgcattaatagtttttttttttattgcatttaatcaTTTCCAATTTGCATCAACTAgatttttaggattgagaaaaaaaaactatatgaacatattttttattttttatttatcatcatatattatttcttagcagacacccttatccaggtaatcaaataaactacaaaattatatcataaAAGTcttcggaagccataatagtacagtatttcattttagattttgaaatgttatatttttcaatttgtacgtttttcattatgtatgtggaaaactacaaagcagtatgtaacaCAAGATTttagtttcatttgactttatgaagtaaaatgagttaattctatagaatAATGCAAAACTTTTCACCTTAGCTTTCTAAgccaattattattttgcaaCGTGTGGTATTATTGACGTTTTCTATACCAATGGAGCATGATATTACAGTAGGGACTCATGGAGCGTGGTCCTGGGCTTATAAATGATGCCTTGGGACATTCCATTATTATGTGGGGATTATTTAGGATTCAAAGTAGTTAGCAGTTAAAGGATGTGCAGCTTTTTACTTCGACAGTCATAAGTTTGCACAATCAGTCGTTAAAGGAACATAAACCAATTCAGGATAATCCTTGGAGTAGAATAGCAAGAACAtataaaaaccacaaaaatacagatttacatGAGAATCAGCAGAAGCAGACTAAAATAAGATAAAGCAACAGCATGACAGCAAGATGTGTTAGATTCCAGTagattgtaaaaaaatgtataaactgcAAATCTTTGTGCTAAGCAACAGCATGCATTTTAGAGACTCGGtaatcattttcttttatcaCTGTTTGCAGGGAAGTCATTCAAAATGCTCTAACAGAATTATTAGGTAATGAAATTAAGCAAGTAGACAAAGTTGAAACTGGAtctgctgtactgtataatgtgCACAAAAAGAGAACGCAGTACAAAAAGATACTTGTCATAAATTCCAAATGAGGAGACATGCAGTTGACCGCAGTGGTTACCTTGATGTCTGAGCTGAAGTTGTTGACTTTTTTGCAGCCAGCGTTCTCCAGGTGGTAGTTGGCCCAACGCAGAAGCAGCTCCTCTGGTGACAGCTTCATCAGGTCCTCTAGACTCTCCCCGTCCCGCAGCAGCGCGATCAGGGCTGGGCACAGACAGAACAGTGGATTGATGAGCATATTCTAATTAATGAATAGGAtgcctttcaaataaaaaaatacagtaccataaGACAATCACGCAAttgcatactgtaaataataaaacaaataaattaacaaataaagtacTCGTACACCCcaagacttcttttttttaatctcttttcaaATTTGAAGTGCTTAAAACAATGTCCCAAGTTCCAATGTATGAATCATATTTACATATGGTGGTAGTAGATGATATCCACCAGGTGGCATATAGACAAAAAGTAGACCCCTTAGAACCAGATTCTCAGTTTAACACAATCTCTGCTAAAATATCACATAGGGTTATTTACCATTTCAATGACTCAATTATAAATATTCTAGTATAAATTAACACAGTGTGCCAAATCAATCAACAAGCAGTGTGTAGATCTGCAGATTTGTAACTGTATGTCAGTTGCCAGCTTGACTACAATGCTGATAAAAAACTTTAGTCTCTTTGTTGGGCTGAAACACCAGTGGCGCACTTTTATTAGCGGCCAACAGAGTCCTACCTTATATACTGGGGTATTGATGTTTTACAAAACTAACTGATAAGCAAGTAGAGCTAGTCTCAGCTCCTGTAACACAAATTTAACACATACTTGCCCTTTCCACTATTTACAATTTATTACAACACAGTGCATGACAtgaccctcctctcctctcctcgttTTAAAACCATATTACATGTATTATGCAGGTAATTTTACACCAAATATTCAACAAAAGGTAATAAGAAAATGGATTCAAAAAACCTTGGTTAGCATATCTGCTTTACATATTGTAGCTATCTACTCAAAGCTTCTTTTTTACCTTCATTCCTGCTGATTTCAATGTCTGCAAACAAGCCAATCTTGATGACCTGCCACAGCAGACCCAGTACCAGGTAGGGCTTCCCCTCCTTCAGGTCCTCCGCCCCGATATTCACTACATGACACCCAATAGCAGAGGCTGAGTTCAGAGCCAGGTTCAGGTTTTCCTGTCAAATATCAGTTAAAACACACACGATTAAAGCTCTGTAATCGGCTTCTTTGTAGCACAACTGAAAGTAAATGCATAATGCTTGCATGCTGATTTTCAGATTGGTCACCCTAACCATCTAGAGATGCTATATGTAATAAAGAATACTAGAGCTGGATTATGTTTCCAGTACCTGGATTGTAAAAGGTGTGAGTTTCTTTTTGTTGATTGTTCTTTC includes the following:
- the LOC121327974 gene encoding plastin-2, with the protein product MAAPTQYSQEEVEELREAFSKIDVDSNGFITANELSDLFKAANFSLPGYRIREIVQNLMTAGDLNNDGQISFDEFINIVHGLKSTEVAKTFRKAINKKEGICAIGGTSEQSSVGTQHSYSEEEKYAFVNWVNTKLESDPDCKHLLPMDPNTDDLFSAVGDGIVLCKMINLSVPDTIDERTINKKKLTPFTIQENLNLALNSASAIGCHVVNIGAEDLKEGKPYLVLGLLWQVIKIGLFADIEISRNEALIALLRDGESLEDLMKLSPEELLLRWANYHLENAGCKKVNNFSSDIKDSKAYYQLLNQIAPKGEEDGIPAIEVDMTGLREQDDVKRAECMLVQADRLGCRQFVTATDVVRGNPKLNLAFVANLFNKYPALQKPENQDIDWSSIEGETREERTFRNWVNSLGVNPRVNHLYGDLADALVIFQLYEKIKVPVEWSRVNKPPYPKLGGNMKKLENCNYAVELGKNKANFSLVGIAGQDLNEGNHKLTLALMWQLMRRYTLNILEDIGGGEKVNDDTIVRWVNQTLSEAGKDPISGFKDGQISTSMPVLNLIDAIQPGSIRYDLLKMEDLSEEEKLNNAKYAISMARKIGARVYALPEDLVEVKPKMVMTVFACLMGRGLKKV